One stretch of Streptomyces sp. NBC_00443 DNA includes these proteins:
- a CDS encoding BTAD domain-containing putative transcriptional regulator, with product MKRYGLRFGLLGPAVVFEAGTDDGSSESRAGRSPGDDAPSVSDRVVRTIRSPKVRALLATLLLEGGRVVSVESLTDVLWGGAPPPSARASLHNHVARLRRLLDDPERLRAVPPGYVLRVDEGELDVDVFVTGVAAARVAHAGRDWERTLRESTAALALWRGTPLAGLPAEVGGYALVRRLAEARLLLLEWRYDAELTVAGPRVDALVPELAALAAEHPLRESFHRHLMLALHRTGRRAEALAVHRDLRTRLIEELGVEPGAGVREAHVEVLRGGSDGGRAGLLRGGSEREVGREPRGGGDPARDAVGSAVTHTDDVARSAANPDATREDDTTRRPAQADALAEGETPAGPPGPPRPAQLPPPPAHFTGRTAVLADLRRTLAPTTAPTPVITVAVLSGMPGVGKSALALQAAHGLANRFPDGQLYVNLHGATPGMPPLTPGQALTALLRDLGADPRSIPEHPDAAAALLRSLLAPTRTLMILDDAANAAQVRPLLPAGPGCAVIVTSRSPLTALDGVRRFPLTPLTAEESVALLRAASGRDGFDSGVRQADDGRDARTEHDRPVGRGTFDAGHQTIAGEAQEQADEDCVRVAEAQAAGSGGRASGSTGPELAGEVRTPGGEANAPACNGPAPTDDGRTLDSEAQAPTGNGPAPVSDGRTPGAEAQAPTTDGPAPTAEGLALTTDGLAPTTESPTPPIHPLIALTGGLPLALRVVAARLAARSALTPDVLAGQLAAAESRLHHLEYDDLSVRRSLAVAHDALAASEHELDRDAALALRRIGAVDLPAYGAPLLARLTGTDERRAEAALDRLVDVALLEETAYGRYAPHDLVRDFARELAGAGAEGEADVTGTALRWYAAVAERTLTAIVEPGLDQDDRRRPTPTQQPEHTTTVATVPPFPGPEAAFAWGDSELENIVALVEQYGGDDGSNRRTTTTPTPTPSPTTPTTTTAPLSTLIRLLFPYLQRSGHVAEMELLGRTALRLATRLGDDAAEAYALGDLAGLHFLTGRHTEALHLNDRALAIWRRLEVVSWMRRCLNNRGLLLEGLGRYDESGEALRQSLEYSRQLNDPHGEAVTYSHLGNLYEHTDPRAAIEQHRRSLAIGDETGNVIVQHSAHCNIGYAHLTLGEPAAAAAHFEESLRILGGHGDWHGESQTRLGLVRALRLLGHTDRATHACAELLTRADARADRYMGGLARHQYGLLLRELSRVQAAHAEWRTALDLLDGTDEKAVVEELRSLLGHTR from the coding sequence GTGAAGCGGTACGGGCTGCGGTTCGGACTGCTGGGGCCGGCGGTCGTGTTCGAGGCGGGGACGGACGACGGCTCCTCCGAGTCCCGCGCCGGCCGGAGCCCCGGCGACGACGCGCCGAGCGTGTCCGACCGTGTCGTCCGGACCATCCGCAGCCCCAAGGTGCGGGCCCTGCTCGCCACGCTGCTGCTCGAAGGCGGCCGGGTCGTCTCCGTCGAGTCGCTGACGGACGTGCTGTGGGGCGGGGCGCCGCCCCCGTCGGCGCGGGCCTCGCTGCACAACCACGTGGCCCGGCTACGGCGACTTCTCGACGACCCCGAACGGCTGCGGGCGGTGCCGCCCGGCTATGTCCTGCGTGTCGACGAGGGCGAGCTGGACGTCGACGTCTTCGTGACCGGCGTCGCCGCGGCCCGCGTCGCCCATGCCGGCCGGGACTGGGAGCGCACGCTGCGTGAGAGTACGGCGGCGCTCGCACTGTGGCGCGGTACGCCCCTGGCCGGCCTGCCCGCCGAGGTGGGTGGATACGCGCTCGTCCGGCGCCTGGCGGAGGCGCGGCTCCTGCTCCTGGAGTGGCGCTACGACGCCGAGCTGACCGTGGCCGGGCCACGCGTCGACGCCCTGGTACCCGAGCTTGCGGCCCTGGCCGCCGAGCATCCCTTGCGGGAGTCCTTCCACCGCCACCTGATGCTCGCCCTCCACCGCACGGGCCGACGGGCCGAGGCCCTGGCCGTCCATCGTGATCTGCGCACGCGGCTGATCGAGGAGCTGGGGGTGGAGCCGGGGGCGGGGGTTCGGGAGGCGCATGTGGAGGTGTTGCGTGGGGGGTCGGACGGGGGACGCGCGGGGTTGCTGCGTGGAGGTTCGGAGCGTGAGGTCGGGCGGGAGCCGCGCGGGGGTGGCGACCCGGCGCGCGATGCTGTCGGCTCTGCCGTCACCCACACCGACGACGTGGCCCGCAGTGCCGCGAACCCTGACGCTACGCGCGAAGACGACACGACCCGGCGGCCCGCGCAAGCCGATGCCCTCGCTGAGGGGGAGACCCCGGCCGGCCCGCCTGGACCACCCCGCCCCGCCCAACTTCCCCCACCACCGGCCCACTTCACCGGCCGTACGGCCGTACTCGCCGACCTGCGTCGCACCCTAGCCCCCACGACTGCACCCACCCCCGTCATCACCGTCGCCGTCCTCAGCGGCATGCCCGGCGTCGGCAAGAGCGCCCTCGCGCTACAGGCCGCACATGGGCTGGCGAATCGTTTCCCCGACGGTCAGCTCTACGTCAACCTGCACGGCGCCACCCCCGGCATGCCCCCGCTCACCCCCGGTCAGGCCCTCACCGCACTCCTCCGCGACCTCGGCGCCGACCCACGCTCCATCCCCGAACACCCCGACGCGGCAGCCGCGTTGCTGCGCTCCCTGCTCGCACCTACCCGCACGCTCATGATCCTGGACGACGCCGCCAACGCCGCCCAGGTACGCCCGCTGCTCCCGGCCGGCCCCGGCTGCGCGGTGATCGTCACCAGCCGCTCCCCGCTGACGGCGCTGGACGGCGTCCGGCGCTTCCCGTTGACGCCCCTCACCGCCGAGGAGAGCGTGGCACTGCTGCGCGCGGCTTCGGGGCGCGACGGCTTCGACAGCGGCGTCCGCCAAGCCGACGACGGCCGCGATGCCCGTACCGAGCACGACCGCCCCGTTGGACGGGGGACCTTCGACGCCGGCCACCAAACCATCGCCGGCGAGGCGCAGGAGCAGGCTGACGAGGACTGTGTGCGTGTCGCCGAAGCCCAAGCGGCCGGTAGCGGGGGCCGTGCGTCCGGCAGCACGGGCCCTGAGCTTGCAGGCGAGGTCCGCACACCTGGCGGCGAAGCCAACGCGCCGGCCTGCAACGGCCCAGCGCCCACCGACGACGGCCGCACACTCGACAGTGAAGCGCAGGCCCCCACCGGCAACGGCCCCGCACCCGTCAGCGACGGCCGCACACCCGGCGCCGAAGCCCAAGCCCCCACCACCGACGGCCCGGCCCCCACCGCCGAGGGCCTAGCCCTCACCACCGACGGCCTCGCCCCCACCACAGAGTCCCCCACACCCCCCATCCACCCCCTGATCGCCCTAACCGGCGGCCTCCCCCTGGCCCTCCGTGTCGTCGCCGCCAGGCTCGCCGCCCGGAGTGCGCTCACCCCCGACGTACTGGCCGGGCAACTGGCCGCTGCTGAGAGCCGGTTGCATCACCTGGAGTACGACGACCTGAGCGTCCGCCGCTCCCTTGCCGTCGCCCACGACGCCCTCGCCGCCTCCGAACACGAGCTTGACCGGGACGCGGCCCTCGCCCTGCGCCGTATCGGCGCCGTCGACCTGCCCGCGTACGGCGCACCCCTGCTGGCCCGCCTGACCGGCACCGACGAACGCCGCGCCGAAGCCGCACTCGACCGGCTCGTGGACGTGGCCCTCCTGGAGGAGACGGCGTACGGCCGCTACGCCCCCCACGACCTCGTACGCGACTTCGCCCGCGAACTCGCCGGCGCCGGCGCCGAGGGCGAAGCCGACGTCACCGGGACCGCCCTGCGTTGGTACGCCGCCGTAGCCGAACGCACCCTCACCGCCATCGTCGAACCCGGCCTCGACCAGGACGACCGCCGTCGCCCGACCCCGACCCAACAGCCGGAGCACACGACGACCGTCGCCACGGTGCCCCCCTTCCCCGGCCCCGAAGCCGCCTTCGCCTGGGGCGACTCGGAACTGGAGAACATCGTCGCGCTGGTGGAGCAGTACGGCGGCGACGACGGATCCAACCGCCGGACAACCACAACCCCGACCCCGACCCCGAGCCCGACCACCCCAACCACAACCACCGCCCCCCTCTCCACCCTCATCCGCCTCCTCTTCCCCTACCTCCAGCGCAGCGGCCACGTTGCCGAAATGGAGCTGCTGGGCCGGACCGCACTCCGTCTGGCGACGCGGCTCGGGGACGACGCGGCCGAGGCATACGCTCTGGGCGACCTCGCCGGCCTGCACTTCCTGACCGGCCGCCACACCGAGGCCCTGCACCTCAACGACCGCGCCCTGGCGATCTGGCGGCGTCTCGAAGTCGTTTCCTGGATGCGCCGCTGCCTCAACAACCGCGGCCTACTGCTCGAAGGGCTCGGCCGCTACGACGAGTCGGGGGAGGCGCTGCGCCAGAGCCTGGAGTACTCAAGGCAGTTGAACGACCCGCACGGCGAGGCGGTGACCTACAGCCATCTCGGCAACCTGTACGAGCACACCGACCCCCGGGCGGCCATCGAGCAGCACCGCCGCTCACTCGCCATCGGCGACGAGACCGGCAACGTCATCGTGCAGCACTCGGCCCACTGCAACATCGGCTACGCCCACCTCACCCTCGGCGAACCGGCCGCAGCCGCCGCGCACTTCGAGGAAAGCCTGCGCATCCTCGGCGGCCACGGCGACTGGCACGGCGAGTCCCAGACCCGTCTCGGCCTGGTCCGCGCCCTGCGTCTCCTCGGCCACACCGACCGCGCCACCCACGCCTGCGCAGAACTCCTCACCCGGGCCGACGCCCGAGCCGACCGTTACATGGGCGGCCTGGCCCGGCACCAGTACGGCCTGCTGCTGCGGGAACTGAGCCGTGTCCAGGCCGCGCACGCCGAATGGCGCACGGCTCTCGACCTGCTGGACGGCACCGACGAGAAGGCGGTCGTCGAGGAGCTCCGCAGCCTGCTGGGCCACACCCGGTGA
- a CDS encoding glycosyltransferase family 2 protein, with amino-acid sequence MTEPRIAVAVVTMGNRPAEVDALLESVAEQDLAPERIVVVGNGCPLPEFAERLALPGEVTPIELDENLGCPGGRNAGLARLRDFGDVDVVVEVDDDGLLVDTDVLRRVPDLYAADGRLGIVGFRIADEHGETEQRHVPRIGKSDPLRGGYVTGFLGGGHALRMAMLAETGDWPAEFFFAHEETDLAWRAVDAGWRILYAPELLLQHPKTSPARHAIYYRVNARNRVWLTRRRLPLALIPVHLGLWVLLTLVRNRSSLAGLRAWFGGFLEGVREPAGERRPMRWHTVWRLCRLGRPPVI; translated from the coding sequence ATGACGGAACCGAGGATCGCTGTCGCCGTGGTGACCATGGGGAACCGCCCCGCCGAGGTCGACGCGCTGCTCGAGTCCGTGGCCGAGCAGGACCTCGCCCCCGAGCGGATCGTCGTCGTCGGCAACGGCTGCCCGCTGCCCGAGTTCGCCGAACGGCTGGCGCTGCCCGGCGAGGTCACGCCCATCGAGCTCGACGAGAACCTCGGCTGCCCGGGCGGACGGAACGCGGGCCTCGCCCGACTGCGCGACTTCGGGGACGTCGACGTCGTGGTCGAGGTGGACGACGACGGTCTCCTCGTCGACACCGACGTGCTGCGGCGGGTGCCGGACCTGTACGCCGCCGACGGCCGGCTCGGCATCGTCGGCTTTCGCATCGCCGACGAGCACGGCGAGACAGAGCAGCGGCACGTGCCCAGGATCGGCAAGTCGGATCCGCTGCGGGGCGGATACGTCACGGGGTTCCTCGGCGGCGGGCACGCGCTGCGCATGGCGATGCTGGCCGAGACGGGGGACTGGCCGGCCGAGTTCTTCTTCGCCCATGAGGAGACCGACCTGGCCTGGCGGGCCGTCGACGCGGGCTGGCGCATCCTCTACGCGCCCGAACTCCTCCTCCAGCACCCGAAGACCTCGCCCGCCCGGCACGCCATCTACTACCGCGTGAACGCCCGCAACCGGGTCTGGCTGACCCGCCGCCGACTGCCCCTCGCGCTGATTCCCGTGCATCTCGGCCTGTGGGTGCTCCTCACCCTCGTACGCAACCGCTCGTCGCTCGCGGGCCTGCGCGCCTGGTTCGGCGGCTTCCTGGAGGGCGTCCGGGAACCGGCCGGTGAGCGGCGGCCCATGCGATGGCACACGGTGTGGCGGCTCTGCCGGCTGGGACGGCCACCGGTCATCTGA
- a CDS encoding DUF3052 domain-containing protein, with product MGHPRAAGGLRRGRGRPAGADVAVAFHRSYGDLVAEAAGLVGDLDDDAMLWIAWPRRAAGHVSDITENGLRELFLPLGVVDVKVAALGEDWSGLKFVRRRENRRNSRSPRT from the coding sequence GTGGGACATCCCCGGGCTGCCGGAGGGCTGCGACGTGGCCGCGGGCGGCCCGCGGGCGCCGATGTCGCCGTCGCGTTCCATCGGTCGTACGGCGATCTGGTCGCCGAAGCGGCCGGGCTGGTCGGTGACCTCGACGATGACGCCATGCTCTGGATCGCCTGGCCCCGGCGCGCGGCCGGCCATGTCAGCGACATCACGGAGAACGGGTTGCGGGAGCTCTTCCTCCCGCTCGGCGTGGTCGATGTGAAGGTCGCTGCGCTGGGGGAGGACTGGTCGGGGCTGAAGTTCGTGCGGCGCAGGGAGAATCGTCGTAACAGTCGTAGCCCTCGTACGTAG
- a CDS encoding Tat pathway signal sequence domain protein, producing MNHMHDMNRMNRVNGMQGPALSRRALMGTGLGLGVVALAGTGAGAAHAVPSASPRRRGLVFLAAALDAYPDHGPIRLAQSYSDEAGLFSTAFTYDNALAILALLATRTADGRDRAVLLGDALLYAQQHDPVHDDGRLRQGYNVGPYTFYDGSRQPDGFVRADGAANVGTQFGFTGTAVGDMAWAGIALSALARRTGERRFLGGAVRIGEWIERNGRTDEPLGGYKFGVNGADEKLPFTSTEHNTDLLCLFGRLARLTGDRVWAARRACAEAFVMRMWEPAGGFFYTGTNDGVTVNKSPIPEDTQTWTHLALDSRAHARSLDWAARELAVLDHAGRRNSTVPAGQSYDGVTFSSASLLADEDAPIADSQPKPDRNGVWFEGTAHLALALRDRHRRGDEARARRLLDSIERAQDLLGGGQTVGGRALPERAGVVSASSPLDTGFGFGYYPYRHVGATAWYLMAATRSNPLRV from the coding sequence ATGAACCACATGCACGACATGAATCGCATGAACCGCGTGAACGGCATGCAGGGGCCGGCGCTGAGTCGCCGCGCGCTCATGGGTACCGGCTTGGGCCTTGGCGTCGTGGCCCTCGCGGGGACCGGCGCCGGCGCCGCCCACGCCGTGCCTTCCGCATCCCCTCGGCGGCGAGGACTCGTCTTCCTCGCCGCCGCCTTGGACGCCTACCCCGATCACGGCCCCATCCGTCTCGCCCAGAGCTACAGCGATGAAGCCGGTCTGTTCAGTACCGCCTTCACCTACGACAACGCCCTCGCGATCCTCGCCCTCCTCGCCACCCGCACCGCGGACGGGCGGGACCGCGCCGTTCTGCTCGGGGACGCGCTGCTGTACGCCCAGCAGCACGACCCGGTGCACGACGACGGCCGGCTTCGGCAGGGGTACAACGTCGGGCCGTACACCTTCTACGACGGCTCACGGCAGCCGGACGGGTTCGTGCGGGCGGACGGGGCCGCCAATGTCGGGACGCAGTTCGGGTTCACGGGGACGGCCGTGGGGGACATGGCCTGGGCCGGGATCGCGCTCAGTGCGCTCGCGCGGCGGACGGGGGAGCGGCGGTTCCTGGGCGGTGCCGTGCGGATCGGGGAGTGGATCGAGCGGAACGGGCGTACCGATGAACCCCTGGGCGGGTACAAGTTCGGGGTCAACGGCGCCGACGAGAAGTTGCCCTTCACCTCCACCGAGCACAACACCGACCTCCTCTGCCTCTTCGGCCGGCTCGCCCGGCTCACGGGGGACAGGGTGTGGGCGGCGCGGCGGGCGTGTGCCGAGGCGTTCGTCATGAGGATGTGGGAGCCGGCCGGCGGCTTCTTCTACACCGGCACCAACGACGGGGTGACCGTCAACAAGTCGCCGATCCCCGAGGACACCCAGACCTGGACCCACCTCGCCCTCGACTCCCGTGCCCACGCCCGGTCGCTGGACTGGGCCGCGCGCGAACTGGCCGTCCTCGACCACGCCGGGCGACGCAACAGCACGGTGCCGGCGGGGCAGTCGTACGACGGCGTCACCTTCAGCTCCGCCAGTCTCCTCGCCGACGAGGACGCCCCGATCGCCGACTCCCAGCCCAAGCCCGACCGCAACGGCGTCTGGTTCGAGGGGACCGCTCACCTCGCGCTCGCCCTGCGGGACCGGCACCGGCGCGGTGACGAGGCGCGTGCGCGGCGGCTGCTCGACTCCATCGAGCGGGCCCAAGACCTGCTCGGCGGGGGACAGACCGTCGGCGGGCGGGCGCTTCCCGAGCGGGCGGGGGTCGTGTCGGCCAGCAGCCCGCTCGACACGGGGTTCGGATTCGGGTACTACCCGTATCGGCACGTGGGGGCGACCGCCTGGTATCTGATGGCGGCCACGCGCTCCAACCCGCTGCGGGTCTGA
- a CDS encoding 2-phosphosulfolactate phosphatase, with translation MDHHFVGIPQLTDVPRVAVVIDVMRAFTVAAWAFSRGVERIVLASTESEALALKESRPGWLALKDGAPAAGFDAVNSPGLLRSRDFAGRTLVQKTTAGTVGALAVANAPLVLCASFVVAGPTARYLQTMDSGPVTFVVTGEGGQADEDRACAEYIGQRIVGDDVEAAPYLHRARTSGAAADLAAGRRSGYHPDDVELCLEIDRFSFAMVARQEESLTVLRPVAMPDVPSSLR, from the coding sequence ATGGACCATCACTTCGTTGGCATCCCGCAGTTGACCGACGTTCCCCGCGTTGCTGTCGTCATCGACGTCATGCGCGCCTTCACCGTGGCTGCCTGGGCCTTCTCGCGTGGCGTCGAGAGGATCGTCCTGGCCTCGACGGAGAGTGAGGCACTTGCCTTGAAGGAGAGCAGGCCGGGCTGGCTGGCTCTGAAGGACGGAGCTCCCGCTGCGGGCTTCGACGCGGTCAACTCACCCGGCCTGCTCAGGTCCCGCGATTTCGCCGGGCGCACGCTGGTGCAGAAGACGACGGCAGGCACCGTGGGCGCTCTGGCCGTCGCGAACGCGCCGCTGGTCCTGTGCGCGAGCTTCGTGGTGGCCGGCCCGACCGCGCGGTATCTGCAGACCATGGATTCCGGCCCGGTGACGTTCGTCGTCACCGGCGAGGGAGGCCAGGCCGACGAGGACCGGGCCTGCGCCGAATACATTGGTCAACGCATCGTCGGCGACGATGTCGAGGCGGCCCCGTATCTCCACCGCGCGAGGACCTCTGGGGCCGCGGCGGACCTCGCCGCTGGGCGGCGGAGCGGGTACCACCCGGACGATGTCGAACTCTGCTTGGAAATCGACAGGTTCTCCTTTGCGATGGTGGCTCGCCAGGAAGAGTCCCTGACGGTACTCCGACCGGTTGCGATGCCCGACGTCCCGTCCAGTCTCCGCTGA